GTGGCGGTGGTCATGGCGCGCCATAGATCTGTAACGGCTAGTTGCACCTCACGAGGGTCGTATACGACTCTCAGCCAGGGAGCGACGAAGACGACATCGAAGTCGATCTCTATCCGCTCGGGATGCGGACTGGCAGCTGGAGGTCTCCCTCCATCCGCGATTGCAGCCAGGGGTGCAGATGGATCCAACTCGATGGCATAACCACGGGAGGCCCCTCCATAAAGGCGCCACTGGTTCGCGTCGTCGCCCCGCAGGGATGCGCAGAGAATGCAGACGTGTCGAACTTTGTCCAAAGGATCCCGAGCCCAGTCCCTCAACCAGGTCAGAGTGCCATCTCCCGGGTGCGCGGATAGCAGGTCATCGATCACTTCGGTGATGAGTTTCCAGCCCTGAAGGATCTCAGCGTGGTCGTTCATGCTGGTGGCCTGCGAGGCCCAGAGACGTCGGGCTCGCAAGGCACCGATCATGCCGCCCGAGGACGTGTAGTGATAGATGGGGTCCGTGACAGGGACCAATGGGCCGCGTTCGCGCGACAGAAGGCTCGCCACGGCTGAGACCCTATGCCAGTTCGCTTCCTGGATCCCGCGCGTCCTCTGGGATCTCACCTACTTGTGGGTTGTCAGCATCATGGACCGAGACGCGCGGCAGACGCAGTGACGCTGGTCGGTGCACGTCGGGCAGGCATTAGGTCGGGTCGGAAATGCCGTCGCCGTGGCTGAGGAGCACAGCCGCCCAGGCGAGCCGGGTGCCGAGCGGGGGAGGCTGGAGGTTCCACTCGTGAGCATGTACGAGCGGGACCTTTCCAAGCGCCTGGAGTTCTCTCGTAAGTTCAACTCGGTCGTCTTCAGAGAAGAAGCTGCCAGGAACCGCAACGGAAGCCTCTTCAAGTAGCTCGGCGGCTTCAACAAGCGTTCCAAGATGCTGCCGCCACAACTGGTCGTACGCGAATTCAGCTATGTGGTCGCGGAACTCTGGCTTCTCCGTAACCAGGATCCCACCGGGTGCGCCCCAGCAGCGCCTTAGAACCTCCCCAGCGGAAAAGTGGACTGCTCGACTCGTAGCGGAGTGCAGATACTCGTACTCATCTCGAAGGCCGACTTCATTGGCGACCCACGCGGTCGACGGAAGGGTCCCCTGCCATCCCCAAGCGGTGCGGAGTTGACGCAGTTCATCCCTGATCTGCACGAGGGTGCCTGCTTGTGCATCCACGAAGCCCGGTGGATACCACAAGTCCAGCGACATGACCCGATCGCCCACATAGTCTCGTTGCGCTACAAGCGAGCGAATCGCGTCCCACCGACCCATGGCTAGAAGCAGCGAGTTGGCGTCGCTGCTGCTCATCCGAGATAGCAGTGCGATCCAGAGTCGCTCCTCAAGGTACGCGCGCACTAACGAAACGGCGAGGTGACCATGCCCTGCTCGTCCTAGAGCGACCGCCCCTTGCAGCGCGTCGGTCTGTCGGCGAAGACAGTTGTTGACTGTAAGCCCCCGCAAGTTTGGAAGGTCAGCATCCCAAGCTAGCGGGCCGAATCGCACCGTCTCGCGGATCGCGGAAGCGAACCTGCCTAACGCCGCCAGTCGCGTACCAATGCCACTCCCGTCCTCGCCCCCCTCGGCCATCGAGGCCCTCGCTTTCCGATCAGATGAATGATCCACTGCTTATCGGCCGAAGTTAGTCCCTGGGCGCGCAGTCAGGGCTGAGCGCCCCGAGAAAGGTCGACCTAGTCCGGACGACAAGGCGGCGGGATGTCGCAGCTTGCGGCTCGAATCAGAGTCATTCACCGTCGTCTTGGATGCCTCAGTACTGTCACGCGTCCAGACCTGGCGGCGAAGTCGTGGTGGCGGCGGCACCCTGACAAGTTGGTACAAACCCGCTCAGCAAATGGGTCCCGTTCTTTGGCCAGCCGAATGAGGTCCCGACTCATCCGCTCCTGGACACTTATCTTTCGTCTTATGAGCGTGCGTAAATCTCGTCGCGATGAAGCTGGCAGCATGTCGGAAGGCGTGGTCACCGGGGTGCTCAGTGGACTCGTCACCGCTGGTCTCATCGCTTTATTCACGTTCGTCTCGCGAGACCAACTGGCCGAGCTTGTGACTCGTAGGTATCCCACATGCGACGCCCCGCGCGGACTCACCGAAGTGCCGCGCGAACTCGTCCACCCCGACGGTGAGGCGCTGTCATCGCCTGACTACTCTCCGACAAACGCGACAGACGGGTATCTGGGAAGCACTTGGATTCCACCACTTCGGCCCGAGAGTTTCGACGCACATCAGGCGCTGTACTACAACAGCGTTGACCGGAACACGTTGACGCTGCGGTTCGACCGCAGTGTCGACGTAGCGCTCGTGTGTGTAAACAATGGCGCCGCCATCTCGGGCACGATTTACCAGAACTGGGGTAAGGCCCGCACGGTATCCGTTTGGACAAGACATGACAGCGATGCACAGGTGACCACCCTGCGTGTGCAGCCAACTGAGGCACTACAGGTCCCGCAGCAAGTGGCGCGAGACCTGGGCCAAGTCCAACAACTGTCCATAACTTTGCTCGACTCATACGCTGGCCTGCGAGTCGAAACTTACGATCCGCAGTCGTGCGGCTTTGAGGCTGATTACACGGATCTTCCGGATGGTGAACAAGCAAAGTCGCGATACACCGACGGCTGCTTTCGAGCGCCTATCCCTAGGGCTGGCCTGTCCGAGGTCACTGTGTTCACGCGTGACGACTAGCTCCATGCGACTACCGATGATGAGGGCGTGCGGGAAGCCTGAACTCGGTGACACATGCCCCGACAGACGCCCGTGAGGCGGACTCCAGGCCACGCCATCTCGCGGCGGATTGACGCACGCGGCGGCTACACCCGCGCTGGTGAACGGATGAATCGAAAGCCCTTCGAGCGGGTCAATCTCTCCTGGGCCTACTGGTCGCCGGGCCAAGCCTCGCCTGGTGGCCAAGGGTCCGGAAGTCCGAAGAGCTGGTCCGCCTTCGTGGCGGCTGTGACCTCAACCAGCGTGCCGTCGGCAATGCTGAGCGTGTCGCCAGGAAACCCAACCGCTTCGGGAAGTTCGTGGATCGGGTTCGGGTGCCGCCACAGGGTCGTCTCCGCGCGCTGCACGTAGTAGGGCATGAGCTGATTCACGAGAAGAACGCCAGAGACGTTGCGGTTGGTCCAGGTCGGTGGCGTGCCGAAGTAGCCATCTGGCCGCCGGACTTCCCGGGTGACCATTGAACCGTCGGGCGCCTCGTCGATCTGAACGGCGACGTGTCCGTACATAGCGTTGCTGCTGTGCCAACGGTCCCTGTCGTGGATATACGTGCCGACCGCGATGATGAACGGCGTTCCGAGGTCCCCGTACTCGTGGTGCTTCGTGGCTAGGGCCTTCTTGATCGCCGGTGCGTCGTCGATGAAGTCGACACCCGTGTGCCCGTAGACAGCGATCGCCCGGTCGTTCGGCCCCGTGCCTCGGGCATCGGGCTTCTTGGGAACCGCCCTGAACCTGACCGCCCAGTCATCGTGTTCCCATCGACGCGTCGGTGCTGCGTCCGCATCCCAGGGGGCATCGGGGTCGAGCTCCGCGAGCCAGCGTCGGAGGTCCTTCCGAAGGCGCGCTGAGGCGGGTGGCGATGCCCCCTCTTCGAGCTCGTCCAGCCACAGCATGAAGTTGGGGTCGCCCAACTGATTCACCGTGTCGAACAGCACGGCTCGGCGTTGCGCTGCCGCCTTCTCGGCCGGAGTCGAGCCGGGCGCCACGGCCTCGATGAAGATCCGAAGGTTGTCGCGCTCTGCCAGGAAGTCCGGGCGGCGCCTGGTGCCCCGAACCTTGGGATGGATGGTGACGCTGTACCCAGCCCTTACGAGGCTTTCGTGCAAGTAGAGCTCGAGGAACGCGCTGCGGAATTGCTCGTCGTCGCGGGACCGGAACCGCTGGCGCAGGTCGTTGTGCTCCTGCTCGCTGGGGATGTGATCGAGCCACTCCTGCATGAGAGCGCGAGGGTGCTCCCAGTAGTCACCCGCGATGCGGTTGAGGAACTCAAAGGTCGACTCCTGGTGGGTCGATGGCGTGGCGTCGGTTCGCTCGAAGTCATCGAACAGTGGTTGGCGTTGTCCCCCCATGCAGGCCAGCGTGCCAGCACCTGCCGGCCGCGACGTGGTCAGGCGCGTGCTGCATGCGGGGTGTCGCCGAGGGGGGTATCTGCTCTCGGCAGATCCGGTGAGTCACCCGACGCCGACAGGCGGCGAGGTGATGCTGCCACGTTGTTGCGGATCAGCCGTTTGCGAGGTCGAACCTGAACTTCATTTGTCTGCCCTCCCTGCGGAAGAGCCGAGCCTGACTTCCGAGTGGATTGGGTAGCCACATGAAGGTGCGCAGTTCATCGGTGAGCACATTGGCTACAAACAGGATCGTGTACTGCTCGTGCGGCGCGAGGTCGAGCGCTCGCGTGATCTCAACCTCCGGCAGACTGAAGATTGTGTCGTCGCCCGTGCTGGCCTTGACCTCGATCAGGTAGGTCACCTCGCCCATGGGAACGCTGAAGTCGTAGCCGAGGGAGTCGTCGCCGAGCAGTCCGCCGAGGATGTCGTTGCGATATCCCGAGCACCAGGTCTCTTCGCGCAGCAGCCCGAAGTTCGCCTCAATCCAGTGGGCCGCGAACAACTCGCCGGCAAGGCCGATGTTCTGGATCTTCTCTGGAGGAGGCGACGACGCGCGGATCGGCTTCGTTGGTTTGCTCGGGTCCTTGGGCGATCGTTCGGACAGTTCGTTCAACGAGGCCAGAGTCGGCAGGCTGCCGAGTGAGGCCACCGAGAGGCGGGATGCGATCGCTTCGTCAAGTCGGAGCAGATCGTCGGGTTCGCCGGTAAATGTGTCGCCGCCGTACTCGATGGCCGACTTGCGGCGCTTCTCGTCCTCTGCGGCCGCTCGCCTTCGTTCTCTGGCCTGCTTGAGGTCGTCTTGTGTGATGCCGAGGTCTTTCTGGCTCAACGTGCGGGGCATGTCGTGAGGCCAGTAGCCGTGCTCATGCAACCAGCCGACGAGTTCCTCGGACGTTCGCTCGGCGAAGTCCAGGAAGCCGGAGCTCCTGATCTGCGCGGCGACTGAGGCGACGTCGATTGGAGCCGGCACCGTGGCTTGGTTGAGTTCACACCAGGTGAGCACGGAGTCGCGGGACGTCGTGAGCGGCTGAGTCAGTGGGCGTCCCCGAAGCTCCTCGACCGGCGGCAGGCTGCTGCTCGCTGGTGGCCCGGCAACTCTCTCCAGCCAGTCGTCCGTGTGGGTGGCCATGATCTCGGGTGGGAGGTGCCAGAATTCTTCGGCCCAGGAGGGTTCGGCGTGCAGCTCCGGCAGCCCGGTCAGCTCCACGTACGACGCCATCGCGGCGGGGTCGGCCGCGACCCGCTCCGCGAATCGGTCACGGAGCTCGTCGAGGAGAGCGGATCGCCGAGACGCGAGGTAGTGGGAGAAGGCGCGGCCGTGCGCGTCGCCGTTCGACAGGGGCTCGAACCCGAGAAGTTTGAGGCCCGCGTTGGCGTCGGCCAGCGTCACGATCCCGTCCTCGACCGGTCCCCAGACGCGCCCGCTGTCGGCATAACCGAGAAGTGCGGCCGCGTCAGCTCCGGTCGAAGCACCGAGCCTCGCCCTGAGCCAGATCTCCAGCTCTGCACGGTCGTCGTCGTGGCTGCTCTCGCGCAGTTCCTCAGCCAGCTCGGGGGCGACTGTAGCAAGCACCGCCACCAGCACCGACAGGTCTGGCCGGATTCCTCCACGCTCTGCGTTCGCGATCTCTACGTCCGCCAGGTGTAGCCCCAGGGCGTCCGCGAGGTCCGACAGAGAAGGGGTGCCGCCTTGCACTAGCGACTGCAGGTCTATGAGGGCGAGCCGGAGGTCCTTGAACACCCCAGATGCACCGATCGCCTGGCAGATACCCTCGGCGGCGATCTCGGCGAGCTTGACTCGGCTCTGGCCGGATCCACCGCGAACCAGCACCAGCCCGGTGCCGTCGTCTTGTTCGACAAAGCACGACATGTGCCTGGTCGTCTCCTCGACTTCGTGTCCTGCTACGGACGTGGAGAACGTGTCGACCAGCGCGATCCGTGTAGTGCGCAGATCGAGGGCCGTCCTCTCCAGCTGCCGATCGGTCCGCCGCGCGATCCCCTGCTGGTGGGAGAGCACGAGCAGCACGAGGGTCTCCAACCAGTCTCCGATGACCTCCAGGACCGGTCCTGTCAATGCAGGATCGGTGAATCTGACGGCGATCTCGGCGTCCGCGACTGAGCGGAAGCGGGGTGACACGGTCGAGGCGAGGAAGTCTCCGACACGCTTGGACAACTGTCGGTCGGAGAATCCGAGCCGCGCAAGCGGTACATACGCCAGCAGCGACGCCTGGGGGAGGTCAGGCACCGCGTAGTAAACCGGCTCGCCGTCCGCGGTGAGATCGGCGATCTCGACCTGCGCCTCGCGCTCGACCAGAACGCCTCGAGGCCTGCGGGTGTTCGAGCCGCTCTCGGTCTGAGCGAGGTGCTGCAACCAGCTCCTCTCGTACTCGGCACGGGTCCCACGGACCCACGACCCCGCTGCCGCGATCAGGTCCGCCAGGTGGTCGATCCGATCGACAGCGGCATCGGCGGCGTCCCAGTGACGGAGCCCGAGTCGGCGCAGGCGCGTAACGGCAGTGGGACCGATGACGCGACGGAGATGGGTCGCGGCCGACGGCAGATAGGAGGGCAGGTCCTCGCTCACCCACCAGGCCTCGGTGAGCTTGACGAGGCTCGGTGTCGTGCGGTCGTTGGGCTCGCGCTGAGGGAACCAGGCCTCGGATACCAAGAACGTCGTGAGGAACGACGGCCATCGGCACCGGTCGGCGCTCGCACGTCGGTAGAACACGGCGTCGAAGACGTCATCTTCCCAACGGTCTAGGCCCGCCAGCACCAGCTCGCCGTACACGTCACGAACAGCAAGCGAGAAGCTCGGCCAGTCGAGCTGCCCGGGCAGCATCGCGTTGCTCACCAGGTCGTAGGGGACGCCGGTGTAAGTGGCCTTCTCCCGCGTCCATTTATCCGCCGCACCTAGCCACTGCGCGCGGATCTCGGCGGTCACCCAAAAAGGCAGCTGGGCCGGTGCGATCGTCGCTGGATGGTTGAGGAGGTGACCCGACTGCTTCCACGGCGTATGGGCGGGCTCGACGGGCCACAGGCCGTGCACGACGCCGGCTCGCTCCAGGAACGTGCGCATGAGTTCACGCAGCGAGGGGTCGTCGAGCCAGTCCTCGGGGGCGAGGACGACCGACTCGGAGACGGCCCGCAGCTCGGGCACGTCGCCGGTCTCGCGGAGCAGACGTGCGAGTGCATCATCTACCCACTCCTCTTCGCCGCCCCAGCCGCGACCGAAGAAAGCAGCGTCGGCCGAGATCCAGCCCGATCGCGTAGGGACGCGGAACGGGGTGGTGGGGAACGACTCCTCTCCCAGCGGACTCCGAGCTTGCCGCCAGACATCCAAGGCGTAGAGGAGCGCCTGCGCCAGCCCTTCGTCCGTCAGATCGGCCTCGTCCATCACCTCGGCAACGACCTTGAGGATGTCCTCAGTTCCGAACTCCGCGACGCATCCCCCCAGCCACTCCTTTCCGGGCCGATTGCTCTGGTCTCTCTTCCACGGGATGTCGTCCCGTACGTAAGCGAGGCGTCCCGTCACTGCCGCAGGCGGTTGCCTCCGGGTTCCTATGTCGCCACGTGCGGGTGGGAAGAACACGGTCGGCTGGCCTGGCGCTCCGTTGGCGGCAAGCAGTCCGTCCGCTCCGATCACGATGCGCGCTCCGGCGAGTCCTGTGTGTCCGGGGAGGCCCACGGCCAGCTCGTCGTAGAACTTGGCCCAGACCTTGGCCTTGACGTTTTCGCGGAGAAGGCCTGCAGCGCAGGTCTCGGCGAAGGACACCAGCATCGGTCGTGTGGGCTTCCAGGTCTCCGCGAGCCCGAGCGCAAAAGCCAGTCGCTCGACCCGCGTCAGCCGGTCCGCTCCCAGGTGTGGGGAGACGAGGACCCCGAGCTGCTCCGCCTCGAGCCGTTCCGGGCTGAAGCGCTTGCCGACGGGCTGCCAAAGCGACCCCTTGGCGACCGAGACTCTGGACCCTGGAACCCGCGATGGCAGGATCGGCATCTCGTCTAGCGACCGACTCCGCAGAGTGAGCGCCTTCTTCAGCCTGGTCAGGCTTCCGACCGACCAGCAGGCGACATCGACGAGCGTCCCGTCAGGCAGGTCCAGATCACCCTCAGTCGCCGCGACCAAGAGGTCGGCCGCCAGTTCCGCTGCCTCATCGAGGAAGAGCGCGTTGATGGGATAGTCCTCGTCGAGTGAACGTCTGTTGAGGCTGGAGAAGAACGGCGCTTGGAGGTAGGCGGGAAGGGGGCACGTGACCTGCTCTCCCATTGGCAGGAAGTTGTAGAGCCGAGGCGACTCCAACGAGTCGCCAGCCGACAAGGCGAAGACAACCTCGGCATCGCCCTTCCACGCATCCCAGCCCGGCAGGTGGGCGCCCGCTTCGCGAGTGGCGGTGATGGCGTCGAGAACCTTACGTTCTGCCACAGTGCGGCGGGCGACGATGAACTCGGATCCGTCCTGCAGGAGAGCGGTACTCACCCCGTGGGAGGGGGCTAGGTCGTCCACGAGGCGGGTGAGGCTGACAGGATCCGGGGCATCGTCGCCGACGACCTGGATTTCGATGGTCTCGATCCGGTCAAGGAACAGATGCAAAGGGACATCGCTGCCGGACACCTCATCAAGCTCGCCGCGGGCATTGGCCAAGGCACGCCTCGACTTCAGCGGAAGCCGGATGACGGTGCAGAACCCGACGGCGCCCAGCTCCACGACCCTCACCGGAGCCGACTCGAGCGGGAAGGTCAGGGTGAGCGTTGAGATGTTGTCGGCCAACTCGGCCGCGTCCGCGTCGATTCCGTTCGCCACCCGCTCGAAGTCTTCCGGCTCGCCGAAGCGGAAGGTAAACCCATCGAAACTGTGCGATTCGGGGGCCGCCTTGCTGTAGACCTCGGGACGGTCACTGAACTGCAGGACGCTCTTGAAGCCGACGCCTTTGTTGCCAATTCCTTCGCTCGGGGGCTTGTCGCTCAGCGCCACTGACACGATTGCGTTGAAATTTGCCTCGGACAGCGGGAGCCCGCCGTTGGCTACGTAGAGCGTGCCGCACGCTCCCTCGGTCTCATCGAGGAGAATGCGGATTTGGCCGTCCTCGGAGCCCTTCGGGTGCGCGTCGTGCGCGTTCTGGATCAGTTCGATCAGCGTCCGGCCGTGATAGTCAGCCGAGATGATTCCCTCGATGAACCGCTTCACCTGGAGTGTTGGAAGCTCGCCGTTCCTCCGGCCATGGAGGTACTGCTCGACGGGCCACGCAGCCTTCTTCTCGATCAGTGCGCGGAATTCGGGCGTGGGCAGCACCGCGTCACCTCATCCGAGCTGTCTGCGCGCCGATCACATCGCGAGGGTACGGCGAACTGCACGATCAGGTGGCCGCGATCGTGGACCGACCCGCCAGCCCACTGAAACGCGTGAGTCTTAGTGGGCGGTAGGACGCGGGCTCAGCGGCGCGGGCCGGCGACCGCGAGGATCTCCGGCTGAGCAAACAGCTCCCGAGCCAGGTCATGCACCTCGCCAGGGGTCACGCCCTCGATCCGGGCGAGCGTCTCGTCGATGCCCGGCAGGTCGCCGTACAGCAGGTCGGCCTTCGCAATGCGGGACATGCGGGAGGCGGAGTCCTCGAGGCCGAGGACCAGTCCCCCGCGCAGCTGGCCCTTGCCGCGGGCCAGCTCCTCCTCGGTCACGCCATCCGCGGCGAGCGCCGCCAGCGAGGCGCGGACCACGTCGAGCACCTCGTCGAGCTTGCGCGGCAGGCACGACAGCCCGACGCACAGGGCGCCGGAGTCGGCGGTGTGGACCGGGTAGGAGTAGACGGAGTAGGCCAGGCCGCGCTCCTCGCGCACCTCCTGGAACAGCCGCGACGACGAGCCGCCGCCGAGGATCGTCGACAGCACGCCCAGGGCGTAGCGGCGCTCGTCCTCGCGGCCGATCGCGTTGAAGCCGAGGATGACGTTCGACTGCTCGAACGGCCGGGAGATCGAGAGGGTGCGACCGACGGCTTTCTTGAACGGCGTGGCCGGCCGCCGCGAGATCGGAGCGGCGGCCTCGGAGGACGGGAAGACGAACGCCCGCTTCACCCGGCGTACGACGGCCGCGTGGTCGACGTTGCCGGCGACGCCGATGACCATGTTGGCGGCCGTGTAGTGCCGCCGGTAGAACCGCTGGATCTGCGACCGGGTCAGCACCGAGACCGACTCGGCGGTCCCACCGACCGGGCGACCGAGAGGCGTGGCGCCCCAGGCGGCCTCGGAGAAGAGGTTGGCGACGACGTCCTCCGGGTCGTCGTCGTGCATGGCGATCTCGTCGAGGATCACCTCGCGCTCGGCCTCGACGTCGTGCGCACGCAGCAGCGAGTTGCAGAGCATGTCCCCCAGCACGTCGACCGCAAGGGGCAGGTCGTCGTCGAGGACGCGGGCGTGGAAGCAGGTGTACTCACGCGCGGTGAAGGCGTTGAACTCGCCACCGACGGCGTCCATCGACGCCGAGATCTCCAGCGCGGAGCGCGTGGGCGTGCCCTTGAAGAGCAGGTGCTCGAGGAAGTGGGAGGCCCCGGACAGCCGGGGCGACTCGTCACGCGACCCGGTGCCGACCCAGACACCGATGCTGGCCGACCGGACACCGGGCATGGCCTCCGTGATGACGCGGAGGCCGTTGGGGAGAAGACTCCGCCGGACCGTGGAGACCACGGTGCCGGCGGAGTCCTGCTCCTTCAGAACGGTGCGGGTGGTGCCCGGCGCCTGCTCGGTGAACCGTGCAGGCACGCGGGTCACTCGCTGTCGTCGGTGGCGTCAGCCGCGTCGTCGGAGCCCTCAGCGGACTCCTCGACGACCGGGATCAGCGACAGCTTGCCCCGGTCGTCGATCTCGGCGATCTGGACCTGGATCTTCTGGCCGACGGACACGACGTCCTCGACGGCCTCGACCCGGCGGCCACCGGCCAGCGAGCGCAGCTTGCTGATGTGCAGCAGGCCGTCCTTACCGGGCAGCAGCGAGATGAAGGCGCCGAAGTTCGTCGTCTTGACCACGGTGCCGAGGTAGCGCTCGCCGATCTCGGGCATCGTCGGGTTGGCGATCGCGTTGACGGCCTGGCGGGCAGCCTCGGCAGCCTCGCCGTTGGTCGCACCGATGTAGATCGTGCCGTCGTCCTCGATGGACAGCGACGCACCGGTGTCGTCCTGGATCTGGTTGATCACCTTGCCCTTGGGGCCGATGACCTCACCGATCTTGTCGACGGGGATCTTGACGGTGATGATGCGCGGCGCGAGCAGGCTCATCTCGGCCGGCTCGGCGATCGCCTCGGCCATCACGTCGAGGATCTCCATGCGCGCGTCACGGGCCTGCGACAGCGCCGCGGCCAGGACCTCGGCAGGGATGCCGTCGAGCTTGGTGTCGAGCTGCAGCGCGGTGACGAACTCACGGGTGCCGGCGACCTTGAAGTCCATGTCGCCGAACGCGTCCTCGGCACCGAGGATGTCGGTCAGCGCGACGTACTCCGTCTTGCCGTCGACCTCGTCGGAGATGAGGCCCATCGCGATGCCCGCGACCGAGGCGCGCAGCGGCACACCGGCCTGCAGCAGCGACAGGGTCGAGGCGCAGACCGAGCCCATCGAGGTGGAGCCGTTGGAGCCCATCGCCTCGGAGAGCTGGCGGATCGCGTAGGGGAACTCCTCACGCGTCGGCAGCACCGGAAGGAGCGCACGACGGGCGAGCGCGCCGTGGCCGACCTCGCGACGCTTGGGCGAGCCCACGCGACCGGTCTCACCGGTGGAGAACGGCGGGAAGACGTACTTGTGCATGTAGCGACGCGTCTTCTCGGGGCTGAGCGTGTCGAGCTTCTGCTCCAGCGTCAGCATGTTGAGGGTGGTGACGCCCAGGATCTGGGTCTCGCCACGCTCGAACAGCGCCGAGCCGTGCACGCGCGGGATGATCTCGACCTCGGCGTGCAGGTCGCGGATGTCGGTCAGGCCGCGGCCGTCCATGCGGACCTTGTCGCGCAGCACGCGCTGACGCACGAGCTTCTTGGTGACCGAGCGGAACGCCGCACCGATCTCCTTCTCGCGACCCTCGAACTGCGGGCCGACCTGCTCCAGGACGGCGTCCTTGACCTCGTCGAGCTTGGACTCGCGCTCCTGCTTGCCGGCGATGGTCAGCGCCTGCGCCAGGTTGTCCGAGGCAGCAGCCTCGACCGCGTCGTAGACGTCGTCCTCGTAGTCGAGGAAGATCGGGAACTCCTGCACCGGCTTGGCCGCCTGCTTGGCCAGCTCGGACTGCGCGTCGCACAGCTGCTTGATGAAGGGCTTGGCCGCGTCGAGGCCGGTGGCCACGACGGACTCGCTCGGCGCCTCGGCGCCGGACTGGATCAGGTCCCAGGCGGTCTCGGTGGACTCCGCCTCGACCATCATGATCGCGACGTCGCCGGACTCGGTGACGCGGCCCGCGACGACCATGTCGAACACGGCGTGCTCGAGCTGGCTGTGCGACGGGAACGCCACCCACTGGCCCTCGATGAGCGCGACGCGCACGCCGCCGACCGGGCCGGAGAACGGCAGGCCGGAGAGCTGGGTCGACATCGACGCGGCGTTGATCGCCAGCACGTCGTAGGGCTGGTCGGGGTCGAGCGCCAAGACCGTGATGACGACCTGGACCTCGTTGCGCAGGCCCTTCTTGAAGGTCGGGCGCAGCGGGCGGTCGATCAGGCGGCAGGTGAGGATCGCGTCCTCACCGGGACGACCCTCGGACCGGAAGAACGAGCCGGGGATCTGGCCCACGGCGTACATCCGCTCCTCGACGTCGATCGTCAGGGGGAAGAAGTCGAAGTGGTCCTTCGGGTGCTTGCCGGCGGTCGTCGCCGACAGCAGCATCGTCTCGTCGTCGAGGTAGGCCGTGACGGAGCCGGCGGCCTGACGGGCCAGCAGGCCGGTCTCGAACTTGACGGTGCGGGTGCCGAACTTGCCGTTGTCCAGAACGGTCTCGACGGCGGAGATGACAGGTTCCTCCACGGGAACTCCTCTTCGTGCAGAGGAGCGAGCGCGAACGCGCTGGACGAGCCATG
This genomic window from Nocardioides marmoribigeumensis contains:
- a CDS encoding polyribonucleotide nucleotidyltransferase yields the protein MEEPVISAVETVLDNGKFGTRTVKFETGLLARQAAGSVTAYLDDETMLLSATTAGKHPKDHFDFFPLTIDVEERMYAVGQIPGSFFRSEGRPGEDAILTCRLIDRPLRPTFKKGLRNEVQVVITVLALDPDQPYDVLAINAASMSTQLSGLPFSGPVGGVRVALIEGQWVAFPSHSQLEHAVFDMVVAGRVTESGDVAIMMVEAESTETAWDLIQSGAEAPSESVVATGLDAAKPFIKQLCDAQSELAKQAAKPVQEFPIFLDYEDDVYDAVEAAASDNLAQALTIAGKQERESKLDEVKDAVLEQVGPQFEGREKEIGAAFRSVTKKLVRQRVLRDKVRMDGRGLTDIRDLHAEVEIIPRVHGSALFERGETQILGVTTLNMLTLEQKLDTLSPEKTRRYMHKYVFPPFSTGETGRVGSPKRREVGHGALARRALLPVLPTREEFPYAIRQLSEAMGSNGSTSMGSVCASTLSLLQAGVPLRASVAGIAMGLISDEVDGKTEYVALTDILGAEDAFGDMDFKVAGTREFVTALQLDTKLDGIPAEVLAAALSQARDARMEILDVMAEAIAEPAEMSLLAPRIITVKIPVDKIGEVIGPKGKVINQIQDDTGASLSIEDDGTIYIGATNGEAAEAARQAVNAIANPTMPEIGERYLGTVVKTTNFGAFISLLPGKDGLLHISKLRSLAGGRRVEAVEDVVSVGQKIQVQIAEIDDRGKLSLIPVVEESAEGSDDAADATDDSE